The Alnus glutinosa chromosome 1, dhAlnGlut1.1, whole genome shotgun sequence region GGCCATAATATGCCGCCAAAGTGCTCCATCTTAtgctttgtttttctcttatcGATCCTAGTGGTATATATTCATGAACGTACGGTTGTTAAATGTGGCACACACGTATTTCACTTGTACTCATCCCATTAGAATGTGACGGGACAAACATTTGATTGGGGCAATAGGCCCATCAAACCTCCTTTCAGTCAATTCCcaaaattgcattaaaaaaagtgttgatggaTGGCTCCTAAATAGTAATTTTGGGATGGGGATAGGTGCAACGAGCAATCTCGTGAAAGAGAATACGCGAGTCTTACTTGTTCGGACAAGTGTTTGGACAATTTAGATTACGTAAAATACTTGATTGAGTATCCTCTTACATGAAACTGCTCATTACATCGTGTAATCGACAACCTCGTTGCATGGTGATTTTGAATATGTAATTTTGTGtttagatatatataaaaaagtggaACTTTTCAGTTGCGTCATGCTAAACACACCCATGATCAAAGTCCTAAATGACAATCTTTCTTCGTGTGAATTTGCTCATACAATTTTCTTATGGCCCACTAATCTCACCATGCTCATCAAATAGGAAGCCCTAGCTTATGCTTTCCAACGTTTGCCCCGTTGATAATTGCTAACCATGAGGCCCATTAAAAGGCCCAAGAACAAATTCAGGGCCAAATGCTGGCCAACAATGAAGCCCATATGTTTTAGGACCCAGCCCATAAACTACCCCTTTCTTTCCAAGCAGCGAGGCGGAGAGTGGCTTCGTGTAGTGCAGTGCAGAGAAGAATAGCTATGGCGGCCAACTGTACGAGACGAACCCTTCAAATCTCTTTAGCTTCTGCCAGAACCCTACTGAGCCGTACGGCATCTGCTTCATCACCTTTCGCTTCGAAGGGTTCCAAGTTGAATGGCCGGTTCTCTGTTCAGAAGCGCATGTTCTCCAGGTTACGCTTTTATCATTTTCCGTACCCAGTTGATAGTTCTTTCGAAAGTGAATGtagaaagaaaaacttcactcTGTTAGGTTGctcagaaaactgaggaaaaagtAAGAGAATGAGGATTTTGTTATCTTGTGTTCTTATTTCGTTTCTTTATATGGATGATTTATGAAGAAACCTGGCCAAGTTTTAAGCTTGTGGGTATGTCCCAAACATGAAAAGTTTGATAAATGATGTTTCAGTTTGATTTATTCTACTTCGttttctcagaaaccaaacGGGGGCATTAGGGTTTATGTGGGActctgccccccccccccaatttcctaCATTTCCATTTGATACATATAGTCTTCTTTGCGTGGTACATCATTCAATACTATTCATGGGTCTCAAATTTGGGAGCATTAATTTAGATAACCATGGAACTTGTTAACGTATTTGGGGTACCTTTTTATGTGATATTAAATATGTTGTAGCGTAAGCCTTAGAATAGTTATAATGTTGCTTTATAGGCTTCCTGTGGAATTGACTGGTGTGCAGCAGTCTTTGATGCCGTTGCACAGCGTTACTGCTTCTGCCTTGTTCGCTTCGTTGCTGTCTGTGCAAAATAACAACTGGGGCTGTCTATCTGAAGGTATAGGTTGTTTGAAACTTTTGCAGTATCATTTCATGTTGTGCTGTCAAACATCTATGCAATTACCTCTATTTCTAATCACTTAAGGCCATTTGCTTTGTAGAAAATGGTCCACGAACTGACTGCTGATTTGCTACTATGTATATTGAATTTTACCTTGTTGATATGGATGATACTGGTTTTCCTTACAAAATAGGAGCAGGATATGTTGGACGACAGATCTGTTGATCATTTGAGGATGCCAGGAAGTATTGATTTGAAAGTGGAGAGTGGACCTTGTTTGATTTCTCACCTTTAGGGATGAAGTGTATGGCCCTTTTATTGCTTTATTTTGTGAGGAGTTCAGTTGGATGTttctttcttagtttttttggtaagtaaattaaaatttattgaaagcgtaaggcgccccttagtatattggaagtatacaaaagaaaacacttaactaggaatagaaaaacaaacaaggaaATCAACAAAGCTAATAGCCAGTGGGGACAAAAAcaccaccgtccaaagatacaacgtatGAATAAACAAGGCTAAAATATCTTCAATGGAACTTTTCAAATCCTCGAAACATCTGAGacttttttctttccaaaca contains the following coding sequences:
- the LOC133858408 gene encoding protein NUCLEAR FUSION DEFECTIVE 6, mitochondrial, with amino-acid sequence MAANCTRRTLQISLASARTLLSRTASASSPFASKGSKLNGRFSVQKRMFSRLPVELTGVQQSLMPLHSVTASALFASLLSVQNNNWGCLSEGFATPL